ATACATTTATCTTAATGGCATATATCATTATTTTTGAACTTGGTATAGCCCTTATATTAGCAGTACTGGTTAATGGTATTTCAAAAGGAGATCGTTTCTTCCAAACTGTTTTCTTTTTCCCAATCGTTATTTCTGCAACAGCTATCGGTATGATGTTTAACTTGTTTTACGCATATGATGGTGGTCTGTTAAATAATATAATTGTTAACCTTGGCGGAGAGCCCAAAGTGTGGAAAACGGTTGAAACAGCTCTGGAAATTATTGCCGTCCCGACCGTTTGGCAGTATGTCGGTTTCTATTTTGTCCTTATGCTAACAGCGATTAAGCAAATTCCAAAGTCATTATATGAATCAGCCATGCTAGATGGAGTGACAGGGTTTAAAAAATTGATTTATATCACTATTCCACTGATTCGAAATGTTCTGATTACATGTCTTGTATTGGCAATTACAGGAACCTTAAAAGTATTTGACCTTGTTCTTGTCATTACCAATGGGGGCCCAATGAACTCGTCGCAGGTTCTGGGATTATATATGTATCAAAAGACATTCATTGATGAAGCCTTTGGCTATGGCGCTTCCATTTCAGTTGTTATCGTTGTCATCGGATTAGGTGTTTCATTCATAGTGAATCGAATATTTAGACAGGAAGAATTTACGTATTAAGAGAAAAGAGGATTAACATGAAGAAAAGTAGAATTTTGTCAAAAATTATGTATATCGTTCTAGCTTTTTGGGCGTTGACAACAATCTATCCACTTGTTTGGGTTATAATCAACTCATTCAAAGATACACAAGAGATTGTTATGAATTCATTTTCGCTTCCCCAACGCTTTTTTTTAGAGAACTATCAAATAGCACTTGAAAACAATATACTTCAAGGATATGCAAACTCGCTTATTATTTCTGTAACGGTTGTATTTTTTGTATTACTGTTTGGATCTTTAGCAGCATATACATTGGCACGTTTTCGATTTAAAAGCAAGATGGTTATACAAGGGTTGGTTATATCATCACTGATGATTCCTATCTTTGCAACAATCGTACCTGTATTTGGAATTCTGTTAAAAATGAATTTGTTTAATAACTATTTGGGGCTTATCCTTCCACAGATTGCTGGAAACTTAGCTTTTACAATTTCAACGTTGGCAGCATATATGACAACGATTCCGATTGAGATGGAAGAAGCAGCATTTATAGAAGGATGTTCAGCGTATCAGGTTTTCAAAAAGATAGTACTACCGATTACAAAACCATCATTAGCAGCTGTAGGAATATTCGTTTTCTTATGGTCATACAATGATTTGTTCTCGGCACTTATTATTCTTCGTACACGTGACAAAATGCCGATTAACGTATTGCTTACGGACATTAGTTCACAATATGGAACGGATTACGGATTAATGGCAGCGGTTATTGCAATTATCGTTGTTCCAATTGTAACTGTATATATCTTTGCACAACAATTTATTATCGAAGGTATGACCTCCGGAGCAGTGAAAGGCTAGGTGAGAACATGATTAAATTTGGAACAGGTGGCTGGAGAGCCATCATAGGTGATGAGTTCACACGTGAAAATGTTATTCGCATTGCACAAGCTGTTGTAGAGATGATGAAAGATGAAGAGGTGGCAGCACCGGGTATCGTTATCGGCTATGATCGACGGTTTTTATCAAGACGAGCTGCGCATTGGCTTAGTGAAGTCTTTGCAGGAAACGATATTCGTGTATGGTTAGTTGATACAGAGGCGCCAACGCCAATTATTATGTATGCAGTTGAAAAATATGAATGTGCATATGGAATGGCGGTAACAGCGAGTCATAACCCAGCAGAATATAATGGGATAAAAGTCTTTGTTCGTGAAGGACGTGACTCAGATGTAACGGTTACAGACCGTATCGAAATGAAAGCTAACAGTATAAATAAAGAAGAGGTAAAAACGCTCATCTATGAAGAGGGGCTTAGTGAAGGAAAAATACAATTAATCAGTCCGTTTAATGATTATATAGATACGATTCTTAGTATGCTTAATGTTGAAGCGATTCGTAACAAACATTTGAAGATTCTTCTTGATCCAATGTTTGGTGTATCAAAAACATCATTACAGACCATTTTAATGTCTGCACGTTGTGATGTAGATGTGATTCATGACCGACATGACACTATGTTTGGTGGACGATTGCCATCGCCAAGTGCTCAAACATTAACGCGATTAAGTGATTTTGTTGTCGAAAAAAAATACGACCTTGGTATTGGAACCGATGGAGATGCTGACCGTTTAGGTATTATTGACGAAACGGGAGAGTTTATTCATCCTAATAAGATTATGGCGTTACTCTATAATTACCTTCTTGAGTATAAACATTGGGAAGGTGGCGTCGTACGTAATATTGCAACGACGCATCTACTGGATGCCATTGCCAAAAAACATGGACAAATGTGCTATGAAGTGCCTGTTGGATTTAAATATGTATCAGCAAAAATGCAGGAGACAGATGCTATCATTGGTGGAGAAAGTAGTGGTGGTTTAACTCTTAAAGGGCATGTCAATGGAAAAGACGGGATTTTTGCTGCAGGTTTACTTGTAGAGATGATCTCTGTGACAGGAAAACGTCTAGGCGAAATGCTTAAAGTTATTGAAGATACTTATGGCTCTTTTGAGATGACAGAAGCCAACTTAGAGTTTCACCCGAAGGAGAAAAATCGCTTGTTAAACTTATTATATGAAGAAAGAAGCGTGCCTGACTTTGGGAAAGTGATTGATCATATTAGCTATGATGATGGTGTTAAAGTATACTTTGAAGATGGTGGATGGATTATTGCCAGATTTTCAGGAACAGAACCATTGCTTCGAATCTTTGCAGAAGATTCAAGTGTGGATATAGCAAATACATACATACAAAAAATGAAGGAGTTTTTGGAGATATAGGAGGCATATATGTTTATTGCAGATCAAGTATTTGAAAAAATGACATTGAAAGAAAAAATTGCTCAGATGTTTCTTCAATACTATCAAGGATATGACAAGATGCCGGAAAAATTTGTTGAAATGAATCGTAAGGACCAATTGGGCGGATTCATTTTTTTTTCTGGCAACAATGTCAAGAGTCTAAGTCAGTTAAAGAAAATGACTGAAGAAATCAACAGCCATGTTACTGAGAGCAAACATCAAATTCCGTTTTGGCTAACCATTGACCAAGAAGGAGGACAACTAACAGCAATCTTTAACGAAACAACAATTTTTCCAGGTAATATGACGTTAGGTTTTGCTAATGATAAAACCTTGGCATATCAACAAGGACGTTATGTTGCGAGAGAATTACGCTACGCCGGAATTAATCTATGCTATGCACCGGTTTTAGATGTAGATTATGATGCGAAAAATGGTGTGAGCATTGTCGATAACCGTAGATATTCAACAGAGCCACAAGTGGTTGCGGATATGGGAACAGCTTATATAGAAGGAATGCAAGAAGAAGCGATATTTGCCTGTGGAAAACATTTCCCAGGAATGCGTATTACAGAAGTTGATACACATTTTCAGGTGGATAGAAACCCAGAGTCAATGCAGCGCTTGGAGAACGTTGAGATTTTACCGTTTAAACAGGCGATTGAAAATGGTTTAAGTTGTATTATGACACACCATGGGATTTTTGAAGCCATGGATCCAGAACTACCTGCGTCGCTATCGCCTAAGGTTGTAGGCTATCTACGAGAACAACTTGGTTTCAAAGGATTAGTGGTGACCGATGATTTAGTGATGAAAGCGATTCTTAATGAATATGGAGAAAAAGAATCTATCAAATTAGCCATTAATGCAGGTTCAGACCTTATTATATCCACATGTGCATGTGATTGGTTTGTTGATTATGTGTATACATGTGTTGAAAATGGCGAGATTAGTGAAGAACGAATCAATGATTCGGTATATCGTATATTAAAGGCAAAAGAAGCCTTAACCCATGAACAAGCAAAGCCAGAGCATGATATCAAAGAAATTGATGCAGCGCAAGGAAAAAAATTATCAAAAGATATTGCGCAAAAAGGCATTATTCTTCACAAAGGAACACAGGAAGAGCTTCCAGTAGATATTCAAGGTAAAAAAGTGGGGATTGTTTTTGGAAATCCGGCACGACTTGTAATGAGTGATGCCACGAATCTGTATGATATATCACTAAAAGACATATTAAATAGAGTCACAGGACATCAAGAAATCAAAGAGGCAATTATGCCTTGGAATCCAACGGATGAAGAGATAATTAGTTTAGCAGATGTGGGAATTATCTCAGATGTTATTGTATTTAGTACAGTTAATGCATATCGTTTTACCCGTCAGCTAGATGTGTTAAAAGAAATCCGTAAATATTGTCCAAATAAACCTATTATTGCAATTGCTTCAAGAAGTCCGATGGATGCAGAACATCTAAGTGAGTATGCGGATATTGTCATTAAGACAGGGGGCATTATCGAGAGCACGTTTGAAGCTGTATTTGAAAAAGTGTTTAAAGGCAGGTAATCCATAATGAAAAAAAATGTAGAAAAGTATTTACGTATGTATCATGAAATTATGTCAGGCGACAGTGTGCTTTGTGAAGGTAAGATTCCGGGGGGGTATTTTATTGATAGAGATATAATGATGTTGCCAACAGATACAGGTGATACAAGATATCCATATGGAGCGGACGGATTTAACTATTGGACCTATGGATCTGGCTATATCCATTGTAATGAAGGGTTGTTTTCTCCTTTTTTACGTGCAAGTGAAGGAGCAGAACCAAAAATTGCTTTTTTTGCAGGCATACAAGGTGAAAACCACAAGTTCTCTTGTTTGTCAGTTCCCATTATGCAACAAGAGCCTCAAGAGCTTGTTCGCTTTACCGTATTTAGTAAAGATAAGACATACTATATTACAGATACGGATAAGCTGACAACGGCATTAATTACTTATGTTAAAGGTCGAAAAATTTATTATAAGTTGATGTTGATGAACAAAACGGGACAGCCGTTGACTGTTTTTTCGAGTGCTTACTTCAATCCTTTTTTGAAAAATGCATTGGTTGAAAATTCAACAGACCGATGGTTTAGACAAGTACGTTATCATGAAGATCAACAATTAGGCTACTTTAATATTGAGACATATGAAGAGCGTGATAGGGATTCAATGGCAACGAACTATGGAGTTATTTATACCGATGTAGATAAACCTGAAAAGGTATTAAGTGCAAGTCACACGACATCGCGTTATCAGTACGTTGGCGGGGCGAGATCTTCCTTGCATACGGCGAAAGTGTTTCAAGAGGAAGCGTTGGCAGATAATGTTCATGCGACGTCATTTACTGAAACAGGAATTTGTGGAGATTTTATAACATACCGTCTTGAGGATACGATTGAATATCATGTGGAGATGCGTTATGCGCGAACAGATGAAGAGTTTGCTGCATTGACACACACTCAAGTGCAAGAAAAACCATCAGAAGTAAAAGAGCAGTTCTTAGCACAAGTTGATGGTGGTAGAGATATTAATTCGGCAATTATGAATGGCTTTTTACATCATTTAAAAGAACAAGTAACATTTTGTTCTGAGATTAAAGGGTATATACAATTATCACATTTTTCTTTGATTGGAATTCGTGATATTTTCCAGGCGCTTGAAGGGTATCTATACTATGAGCCGGAAAAAGCAAAAAATAAAATGTTGGAAGCACTTGATTTTACAAGTCTAACAGGACAGCTTCCCCGTCAATATTCTTTGCCGGAGCATGAGAACAGTTTGCCGGCAATGGATTTACGTCCATTTATTGACCAAGGTGTATGGGTTGTCTCAACGATTATGACCTATCTGAGATTTACTAATGATTGGTCGCTCTTAAACGAGCAATGTGGGTACTATGATTTTGTTGATGTACATAAGCACATAGCTAAAAAGAACGATGTCAAGGAATCTGTACTTATGCACTTGGTGCGTATTATGGAATATCTTCTTGAAAATCGTGACCATGAACATACAAAATGTGTCTTAGCTCTATATGGTGACTGGAATGATGCGCTTGATGGACTGGGACGAAGCCAAGACCCGAACAAAGAGTATGGAACAGGCGTCTCTGTTATGGCAACGTTACAAGTGTATCAAAATCTCTGTGAAATGCTGGAAATAATGGGATATCTTAAGGATAAACCAGAATATAGCCATTTGTATGAGATTTTGCACGAACGAGAAGAAGGCTATCAGAAGGCAAAAGAAGAAATTATTGAAGGATTGCTTGCGCATGCAATCGATGGCGACCACATTATCCACGGTTGGGGCGACCAAAAATCATATCTAGTAGGTAGTCGCAATGATCCTGATGGAGTGGCGCGTGATGGTTTGACAAGTCAAGCGTTTTGGATTCTTTCAGAGTTCATGAAAATTGATGCGAATTATCCAAAGCATCGAGAATATATTTTAAAAGCGTATGAACGTTTAGACTCAAAATATGGCTATAAAACATTTGAACCGTACTTTGAAAAAGGCGTTAAAGGTGTTGGACGAATACCAAATCTTCCAAAAGGAACTGCGGAAAATGGCGCAACCTATATTCACGCGAGTATGTTTGGTGCGATGAGTTTGTTTGCGATTGGAGAAGGAAAGCAAGCTTGGGATCAACTTGAAAAGCTACTTCCATTTACGCATGATACAGTTTCAGTGTCTCCATTTGTTGTTCCAAACTCCTATGGAGATAATGAGGAGTTCCATATTGATGGAGAATCAATGCAAGATTGGCAAACAGGAAGTTCGAACGTACTTTTTAAATTATTGGTGCGCTTTGTATATGGATTCGAGCCAACCTTAGGTGGACTAAAAATTCAGCCAAGCCGCTATCAATATTTTGATAAACTATCACTTAAGATTAATTATCTAGGAAAGAAAATTCATCTTAAGTACTCGGGAAAAGCCAAAGAAGAAGCAACAAACCGAGAGTTCAAAATGAATGGAGAAGTACATAAAGGCAATGTAGACCCATATATGCAAATGGAGACATTGTTCATTCCGGATGAATGGATACAACGATCCAATGATGAGATTCTTATAGAAGTCATTGATAGATAAAAGAGGATTGACAAGAGAAATATCCCATGATATATTTAAGTTAATAAACTTTACTTATGTAATTGGCGGATGTTTTAGGAGTTGACATGGTGTATAAAGGAAGCACACAAACGGATGTAAAACGTGATAATCAAAAGATGATTTTTTCGCTTCTTTTTGAAAATGGACCGATGACTCGAGCTGAACTTTCTAAGGCGCTTGAGTCATCGAAGCCTACCGTGTCAAAAAATGTAGCGGAACTGCTTCAAACAAAACGTATTATTGAAGTGGGCAAAGAAAAAACCGCTGTAGGTAAAAAAGGTATTCTGATTGATGTGAATCCGAATTACCAATATGTCCTGGCAATTGATTTGGCAAAAGACAATTTTCATTTGGTTGTAGCTAATTTACGGGGACAATGGCTGCTTGACCAAAGTGTCTCAGTTGAAGAGGTTTATGATCCTGAACACGTTCATAATTATTTAAGGATTTATTTTGAACAGGCAAAAAGTGCGAATATTGATCTGACAAAGATCGCACAGGTAGTGATATCTTATCCAGGTGTTGTTGGGCAAAATGATGGCTACTATTTAACAAATGTTCAAGATAAGGAAGTTTTATTGCATGAAGTGAAAAAGTTTTTACGGGCGAAGAACTTTAATACTATTTTTGTTAAAAATGATATTAATTTAGCTGCTGTTGCAGAAAAGCGTTATGGAGTACTTCAAGATGAAGCAAACTTATATTTGCTAAGTGCACATATAGGTGTTGGGATTGGCATAATACTCAATCATCGTTTATATGAAGGCGAACGTAATGCAGCAGGGGAAATCGGCTTTATTCTTCCGAAAAAACAACAAGACGGACAATACTATACTCTTGAAGAGCGGGTAGGCTTACCTGCAATTATCCAACGTTTTCAGGAGCTAACAAGACGACAGGAATCCTTTAGTACCATTCAAAAACACTTGGCTGTCCAAACAGACTCTCAGTTGATGGACTTATATGATGAAATTCTTGAAGAATTTGCGGTAGCCATTACAAATGTTGCATTGGTCTTAGATATACAAAAAGTTGTCTTGACCGGACATGTTTTTGATTTAAAAGATACGATGATACTTGACTTACAAGAACGTGTGAACCGAATGACACCGATTGAGACCAACATCTATCGATCAATGACGAATCATGCTTCAATCAAAGGTGCAGTACTTGTGGGAATAGAACGAAGTATTGAGCAGTAAATTAATGCATACCCTATAAGTTAATAAAGTTTACTAATGGAGGTGTAACATGAAGGCGATAAAAAATGGAAAGCTATACTATGAAGGAAAATTTCAAAGTGAAAAAGTTCTCTTGTATTCAGATAAGATTGAAAGTGTTTTGTCCCAAAGTGCATATGAGGATATAAAACAACATATTGATGAAGAGATTGATGCAAAAGGTGACTTCATTGTTCCGGGATTTATTGATGTACATATTCATGGATATCAAGGGGTTGATGTTATGGATGGAACAGTGGCATCCCTTAATACGATGAAAAAAGGACTTGTCGAAAACGGAGTGACGTCCTTTTTAGCGACAACGATGACGATGTCTAAGCCCAAAATTACACAGGCGCTAGAGGCTGTACGCGATATAATGAAAGAACAGGAAGCGACAACCTATGGTGCAACAGTTGTTGGAGTACACTTGGAAGGTCCGTTTATCAATCCGGCAAAAAAAGGTGCTCAACCAGAAGAATATATTATTCGACCAGAAGAAGATCTGATTAAACCGTATTTAGAAATGATTAAAGTCGTAACGATTGCGCCAGAAGTAGAAGACAGTCTAGACTTTATAAAAAAATACCATAACACCATCAATTTTTCCTTAGGGCATACAAGTGCGACATATGAACAAGCGATGGAAGCTTTTGAATGTGGAGCCTGTGCAACAACACATACTTTTAATGCGATGACAGGAATGCATCACCGAAAACCAGGAGTTGTAACGGCTGCATTGACATCGGATTGCTATACAGAACTCATTGCAGATAAGTTCCATGTACATGAAGGGATTTTTCCTCTTTTTGTAAAGGCAAAAGGTCTACAAAAGATACTACTGGTTACAGACTGTATGCAAGCAGGTGGCTTAACGGATGGTGAGTATGAGCTTGGTGGACAAAAAGTAACAGTAAGTGACGGTAAATGCCTATTGGATTCAGGAACGATTGCCGGAAGTGTTCTTAAGCTGAATGACGGCTTAAAAAATTTCCATGATAATGTTACGCAACGTCTTGAGGAGATTATACCGGTTGTTACATTAAACCAAGCAAAATACCTTGGATTAGAGAATGTAATCGGCTCACTAGAAGAAGATAAACAAGCAGATATAGTCATTATGAATGACCAATTTGAAATTCAGAAAACAATCGTAAAGGGGACAACAGAATATGAAAACAATTGATATGAACAACATGAAGATCATCAAAGTAAAAGACTATGAAGAAATGAGTCAAAAAGCAGCAAAGCTAGTTGAAGCGCAAGTACTTGTTAAGAGAAATAGCGTATTAGGCTTAGCAACAGGTTCAACGCCAGAAGGTATGTATCAAGAATTGGCAAAAAAATATCGTAACGATGAAGTGGATTTTAAAGATGTGGTTGCATTTAACCTTGATGAGTATTATCCGATATCTGCAGATAATGATCAAAGCTATGCCCACTATATGCGAGAGCATTTTTTCCAACATGTTAACATCCAAGAAAACAACAGAAACATACCGGATGGGTTAAATAAAGATGTTCAAGCAAGCTGTCGTGCATATGACCGTGCATTAGAAGCCGCAGGGAATGTTGATTTGCAAATCCTTGGAATCGGAACAAATGGACATATTGGCTTTAATGAACCGGATGAGCACTTTGCAGTGGGGACACATTTAGTGGACTTGAATGAAAAAACCATTCAAGATAATGCAAGATTTTTCGAGCACATTGATGAAGTGCCAAAACAAGCTTTAAGTATGGGTGTAGGAAGTATCATGCATGCGAAGAAGATTGTTCTGTTAGCGAGTGGTAAAAACAAGGCAGAGGCGATAAGAGCTATGGTCAAAGGACCCGTAACGCCAGAACTTCCGGCATCAATTCTTCAGATGCATCAAGATGTTACACTAATTATTGATGAAGAGGCTGCATCTGAGCTATAAAAAATATACAATACTTTTAACGATAATGTAAAGAGTGGGTTGATAACAACAGTATGTGTTATCAACCCACTCTTTTTTTAATCTCTACAAGGCCTACTTTAGCTTTCTACTTTAAAACTTAGCAAAAAGCGTCAAGGACCTTTTTAGTTAAACTATTGACAAAAAAAGAAAAAAAGGTATAATAATAGATATTGATAATGAGAATCGATATCAAAGAGAGGAGCGTTACTATGAGTATTGTTTTAGTTGGCGGACATGATCGAATGCATCGTCAATATAAGGTTTTATCAAAAGAGTTTGGACATAAAATAAAAATCATGACACAAATGAAGACGGAATTTACAAAGCGTATAGGAAATCCCGATGGGATTATCGTCTTTACAAATACAGTATCGCATAAAATGGTAAAGCATGCATCCGAAGCGGCGAAGAAAAACAATGTACCTATTATTAAATGTCATACAAGTAGTCAAAATGCACTCAAAGCAGTTTTGGAAGAATTAGAAAGGATGATATAACAATGAAAACAGTGATTATATATTGGAGTGGAACAGGTAATACAGAGATGATGGCAGAGGCTTTGCATAAAGGGATACTAGAAAACGATTCCAGTGCCCAGTGTATACGTGTTGAGCAAGCAACACTAGATCAGGTTAAAGAGGCCGAGCTGGTCGTACTTGGGTGCCCTTCGATGGGAGCTGAAGTCTTGGAAGAAGATGAAATGGAGCCTTTTGTAGATTCGATTCAAGAGGTCATTGCCAATAAAAAAATCTTGCTTTTTGGTTCGTATGGCTGGGGAGACGGAGAATGGATGCGTGATTGGGAAGCGCGAATGGAAAGCTATCAAGGACATTTGATTGCTGAAAGCGTGATTATTAATGAAACACCGGGAACACAAGAACTGGAAACATGTACAGATATCGGAAGAAAAATATCCCAATAAAGCGAAGAGAGGAATGCTGATGCGCAATCAATTAGTGGTCGATTCATACTATACAATGGAAAGTTATGATGACTTAGAATACCTACTATGCAAAATCTTATTTCATAGCGCACCAACACTCTTTGGAGGAAAGGTTGCATCACTTATTAGCTTTAAACAGAATCGAAGAAGAAATGTTCTTCAATTATGGAATCAATATCGAAAAGAGATTAAAAAGTATATTCCATTAAATTTCTGTGAGTTATCGCGTGATGAAAAACATGTCGTGGTCTTATTTTACCATTCAAAACGACTAGGGAAGAATTTAAAAGAGACGAGTTGTCATTGCTTTTTGCAATCCTGTGGCTATACCAGTCCACATGATATCAAAAGTTCTCTTAAGTGCCTTAGACAACGTTTTGTGAAGTCATGCCCTCATGAAATAGGTGTGTTTTTAGGCTACCCCATTGAAGATGTCAAGTGCTTTGCCAGTGGTAAAAATGAAGAACCGATGGTGATTGGTTATTGGAAAGTGTATTCTAAAGTTCAAGAAGCGTTAAATATATTTGCACAATATGATCAAGCCCGCGAAGATGTATCAATATCTCTTCTTGAAGGGATACATCCAACGCAGGTCGTAGAGAAGCTCTACCAAGCAGTTTCTTAAAATCGACTAAAAAATATTGACATTGATGTCAAAAGGTTATATACTAAGTATTGCTGTACTTATGAATCAATGGGATACTAAGTATGGTAATTATATATGAGATAAAGTTTCCGTGCAGCCGGGGAGATAGCGGTGCCCTGTACCTGCAATCCGCTACAGCAGGGGTGATGCTAAACTGAGACTTTCATTTTGTAAGGCTGCCTCGTAAAAGTGGTGTTGACGGTTGGGTCTTACGCAACAGGAATCTGTGAACCGTGTCAGGTCTTGACGGAAGCAGCACTAAGCAGAACCTCCTGTGTGCCGTAAGGGTGCCTGATCAGAGCTAACTATATGAGTAACGCTTATGGGTGATTGGCGAAGGGCAGCGCACGGATTTAATTTTGCCTTTTACAAGTTTTGTTAAAAGTGGTATGCTATTTAATGAAACTTGTTTTGATATAAAAGTGAGGGATATTTTATGAGTTACCAAGCTCTATATCGTAAATGGCGACCGGATCATTTTGATGATCTTGTAGGCCAAAATCATATTGTTAGAACGTTGACAAATCAAGTCGAAGCAGGGCGTACGTCCCATGCTTATCTTTTTTGTGGAACAAGAGGAACCGGAAAGACATCAACAGCAAAAATCTTTGCACGTGCCGTTAACTGTGAAAATCCTATACAGGGAAGTCCATGTAATTCTTGTCCGACATGTCAACATATGCTTCATCATCAAAATATGAATGTCATAGAGATTGATGCGGCAAGTAATAATGGAGTAGACAATATTCGAGAAATACGTGAAGAAGTGCGCTATACCCCGACAGAAGGAAAATACAAAGTCTACATTATTGATGAGGTGCATATGCTAAGTGCAGGTGCCTTTAATGCGCTGTTAAAAACGCTAGAAGAGCCACCGGAACATGTGAAGTTTATCTTGGCAACAACAGAACCTCATAAAATACCCGCAACCATTTTATCCAGATGTCAACGATATGACTTTAAACGGATATCTACAGAAACCATTGCAGCAACACTAAAACATTATTTGGAAGAAGAAGCGATTGAAGCGACAGATCGTGCGATTCATTATATTGCAAAAGTGGCCGATGGTTCCATGCGTGACGGTCTTAGTGTATTGGACCAATGTATTGCGTTTTATTTAGGAGAAGAGATTACTTTAGATAAAGTATTGGATGTGCTTGGAGCTGTGGACACGGACGTGTTTTATGAGCTTACAGAAGGTATTATTTTGCGAAGCACAAAGACGGCAATGGAGGTTATTGAACGCATCGTCATGCAGGGACGTGA
This sequence is a window from Vallitaleaceae bacterium 9-2. Protein-coding genes within it:
- a CDS encoding sugar ABC transporter permease, which encodes MKLYENKKTIFLFLFPALLFMTVFLFYPFFMNIIKSFYASDGYYNSTFIGIDNYTRMLNDKTMHVAVKNTFILMAYIIIFELGIALILAVLVNGISKGDRFFQTVFFFPIVISATAIGMMFNLFYAYDGGLLNNIIVNLGGEPKVWKTVETALEIIAVPTVWQYVGFYFVLMLTAIKQIPKSLYESAMLDGVTGFKKLIYITIPLIRNVLITCLVLAITGTLKVFDLVLVITNGGPMNSSQVLGLYMYQKTFIDEAFGYGASISVVIVVIGLGVSFIVNRIFRQEEFTY
- a CDS encoding glycoside hydrolase family 3 N-terminal domain-containing protein, yielding MFIADQVFEKMTLKEKIAQMFLQYYQGYDKMPEKFVEMNRKDQLGGFIFFSGNNVKSLSQLKKMTEEINSHVTESKHQIPFWLTIDQEGGQLTAIFNETTIFPGNMTLGFANDKTLAYQQGRYVARELRYAGINLCYAPVLDVDYDAKNGVSIVDNRRYSTEPQVVADMGTAYIEGMQEEAIFACGKHFPGMRITEVDTHFQVDRNPESMQRLENVEILPFKQAIENGLSCIMTHHGIFEAMDPELPASLSPKVVGYLREQLGFKGLVVTDDLVMKAILNEYGEKESIKLAINAGSDLIISTCACDWFVDYVYTCVENGEISEERINDSVYRILKAKEALTHEQAKPEHDIKEIDAAQGKKLSKDIAQKGIILHKGTQEELPVDIQGKKVGIVFGNPARLVMSDATNLYDISLKDILNRVTGHQEIKEAIMPWNPTDEEIISLADVGIISDVIVFSTVNAYRFTRQLDVLKEIRKYCPNKPIIAIASRSPMDAEHLSEYADIVIKTGGIIESTFEAVFEKVFKGR
- a CDS encoding carbohydrate ABC transporter permease, coding for MKKSRILSKIMYIVLAFWALTTIYPLVWVIINSFKDTQEIVMNSFSLPQRFFLENYQIALENNILQGYANSLIISVTVVFFVLLFGSLAAYTLARFRFKSKMVIQGLVISSLMIPIFATIVPVFGILLKMNLFNNYLGLILPQIAGNLAFTISTLAAYMTTIPIEMEEAAFIEGCSAYQVFKKIVLPITKPSLAAVGIFVFLWSYNDLFSALIILRTRDKMPINVLLTDISSQYGTDYGLMAAVIAIIVVPIVTVYIFAQQFIIEGMTSGAVKG
- the nagA gene encoding N-acetylglucosamine-6-phosphate deacetylase, which encodes MKAIKNGKLYYEGKFQSEKVLLYSDKIESVLSQSAYEDIKQHIDEEIDAKGDFIVPGFIDVHIHGYQGVDVMDGTVASLNTMKKGLVENGVTSFLATTMTMSKPKITQALEAVRDIMKEQEATTYGATVVGVHLEGPFINPAKKGAQPEEYIIRPEEDLIKPYLEMIKVVTIAPEVEDSLDFIKKYHNTINFSLGHTSATYEQAMEAFECGACATTHTFNAMTGMHHRKPGVVTAALTSDCYTELIADKFHVHEGIFPLFVKAKGLQKILLVTDCMQAGGLTDGEYELGGQKVTVSDGKCLLDSGTIAGSVLKLNDGLKNFHDNVTQRLEEIIPVVTLNQAKYLGLENVIGSLEEDKQADIVIMNDQFEIQKTIVKGTTEYENN
- a CDS encoding phosphoglucomutase/phosphomannomutase family protein, producing MIKFGTGGWRAIIGDEFTRENVIRIAQAVVEMMKDEEVAAPGIVIGYDRRFLSRRAAHWLSEVFAGNDIRVWLVDTEAPTPIIMYAVEKYECAYGMAVTASHNPAEYNGIKVFVREGRDSDVTVTDRIEMKANSINKEEVKTLIYEEGLSEGKIQLISPFNDYIDTILSMLNVEAIRNKHLKILLDPMFGVSKTSLQTILMSARCDVDVIHDRHDTMFGGRLPSPSAQTLTRLSDFVVEKKYDLGIGTDGDADRLGIIDETGEFIHPNKIMALLYNYLLEYKHWEGGVVRNIATTHLLDAIAKKHGQMCYEVPVGFKYVSAKMQETDAIIGGESSGGLTLKGHVNGKDGIFAAGLLVEMISVTGKRLGEMLKVIEDTYGSFEMTEANLEFHPKEKNRLLNLLYEERSVPDFGKVIDHISYDDGVKVYFEDGGWIIARFSGTEPLLRIFAEDSSVDIANTYIQKMKEFLEI
- a CDS encoding ROK family transcriptional regulator, translating into MVYKGSTQTDVKRDNQKMIFSLLFENGPMTRAELSKALESSKPTVSKNVAELLQTKRIIEVGKEKTAVGKKGILIDVNPNYQYVLAIDLAKDNFHLVVANLRGQWLLDQSVSVEEVYDPEHVHNYLRIYFEQAKSANIDLTKIAQVVISYPGVVGQNDGYYLTNVQDKEVLLHEVKKFLRAKNFNTIFVKNDINLAAVAEKRYGVLQDEANLYLLSAHIGVGIGIILNHRLYEGERNAAGEIGFILPKKQQDGQYYTLEERVGLPAIIQRFQELTRRQESFSTIQKHLAVQTDSQLMDLYDEILEEFAVAITNVALVLDIQKVVLTGHVFDLKDTMILDLQERVNRMTPIETNIYRSMTNHASIKGAVLVGIERSIEQ